Proteins encoded in a region of the Candidatus Spechtbacterales bacterium genome:
- a CDS encoding peptidylprolyl isomerase, translated as MNKITLLLSAIAIVGIFAFGFYLMPNDNQENTDINSKESINTVTNPVVTLKTTEGDIKLELFVDKMPITAGNFLKLAREDFYDNTKFHRVIEGFMIQGGDPNSKGDNTSVYGQGGPGYTIEDEFVAGLSNVRGTISMANTGQLNSGGSQFFINHADNLALDFDKQPLTSKHPVFGKVIEGMDVVDVIAAVATDVRDIPVEPVVIEDILIEE; from the coding sequence ATGAATAAAATAACATTATTATTATCAGCTATTGCTATCGTAGGCATATTTGCCTTCGGTTTTTACCTTATGCCAAACGACAACCAAGAAAACACAGACATCAATTCTAAAGAAAGTATAAACACAGTGACAAACCCTGTAGTTACATTAAAAACCACAGAAGGTGATATAAAACTTGAGCTTTTTGTGGACAAGATGCCGATAACAGCAGGTAATTTTTTGAAACTCGCGCGGGAAGATTTCTATGATAATACAAAATTCCACAGGGTTATAGAAGGGTTTATGATTCAGGGCGGAGACCCCAACTCTAAAGGGGACAACACCTCTGTATACGGACAAGGGGGTCCCGGATACACCATAGAAGATGAATTTGTAGCAGGATTGTCTAATGTGCGAGGTACCATATCTATGGCAAACACAGGCCAGCTAAATTCAGGTGGCAGTCAGTTTTTTATAAATCACGCAGATAATTTAGCTCTGGATTTTGACAAGCAGCCTCTGACAAGTAAGCATCCTGTATTTGGAAAAGTAATTGAAGGAATGGATGTAGTTGATGTAATAGCCGCTGTTGCCACAGACGTCAGGGACATACCCGTAGAACCTGTAGTAATAGAAGATATTCTAATTGAGGAGTAA
- a CDS encoding glucoamylase family protein: MKKTKHSPLDDKINELALALSEKKGLVFKKDPAEKYYDELISGVKNTNKLFKDLVKTVSELKHLTHEVEWLFDNFYLINKSVKDILENANKKGLKKLPFTGYQNKYVPRIYFILLEFLNLTENDLKRETLFNFIESYQKKAPLSVTELRAIPLFLKIILVEKSSALVSVSTSFFKEYEEAEKWFKIIKKEVKKDKTKYPEITSRLVKNFGIIPVNFGYHLLPLLSAEGKDMKPIVRWLKSNFLKQGIPVEDLSSLESKKRDKHMRLLGNIVNGLRWTNQVRWEKFESSINVVDKVLSKDPSGVFSSCDDKTLGSYREVILQIAERTGIDESEVAKTAVSLSKREFKESVKTDTHSANHADGHVGYYLVDKGRAELEKRTGYKHTVTEKIYRFILDNATPIYFGLVGLFTVFLSAVWGFILALHTPLSNHLIAVVVTVSLLLNVEVVVYLLGAIVAKFLPSKRLPRIDYLKGSAKPPDTVVVIPSMFRDKDSLERIVSRLETHFLGNSNENLYFALLLDFQDDSKEKASKDQAQVEAAEEGIRRLNEKYSPEKQRFFVFYRKRVWNSHEGVFMGWERKRGKLKEFGKLLLGNKETSFITKDDVHKLSKVKYVITLDEDTELPRETALELVGTINHPLNRAVLDKNDEVVRGYGIIQPRIAIRFSTSKKTYFSRLFSYAPGIDSYSNPVSDLYQDLFGSAIFYGKGIYDLNVVEKTIGEKIPENIVLSHDLLEGLYSKTGFAGDIHLFENFLGSYHEYTLRLHRWIRGDWQIISWLKKRSGKKSKANNFGLLDKWRIFDNLRRSSNPIAITLLLLIAWVFSPGNSVYLHVYAIAVISLPLFWPYLISFISWKKNTTVAWRIKARIKDFFRLVFNVLTRAMFTLHHALISADAIARSLFRVYVTRKHALQWKASEDISHKLKDSLWETYRNMWQVQVLSIAGIIISFVGNLSDPFIMFWLGIFFVSPTASLLLSKGGKNNISFVAEDNEFLHLVAGKTYRYFMKFSGKENNWLAVDRFQEEPRVKSVHTKSVTSPTNIGMQLVAFLSAYDLGFMGLRELADKLSNTFESLSAMDRYRGHFYNWYDVKTLKPLPPFYVSSVDSANMLMSLLALKEGLKEILNKPIAVQKNVVGLGNILKLTLLDSNNLVREKNLPKDVRKIVGYIKKEAEAALHILNNGNNISNTDDLEALFTSVLKHERNMNKRIFELRTISGGESVLDIYLSIEHFSKLLEESTKDITGLLPFCLLPHSRPFESNKNNGNDFYAIYQKLYELLDTPPSIKDMASAELKKSVVALDFPEVVSNSKLQDVEKEALIQWYQNLLHSLESAEKKSAEIKEMFENINFMAERFFDEADFNFFYNEERGLFHIGYNAAFEKHDNSFYDFLASESNSISFIAIIKGHVPKKHWFYLDRKAARYDKEPVLLSWGGSLFEYLTSLLFYEVHPNSLLGQAASSAIETHISYGKKNRTPWGIGESAYSVTNENGEYKYQIFGVPGLGLKRGLGEYLVVSPYTSALSLIFKPKKAVKNLKRLYRSGSWGWYGFYDSLDYTGTKEGFGKRKSVPVKIHYAHHQGFILAALNNALNDKRIHKLFHADPRVQTAEFLFEERPIHVLPKQELQTIADYTVKRPAIKDLGMYATRYVPLKTTLPTYAFLSNGRYSVSVSNAGSGLSKWGDINLTRFREDYTLENYGSFFVFHDEETGNKWSPTIQPLKTYGKQNKIIFSENKAEFHRLNNGIKSIMKVAVSQEDDAEVRQITLINQGKQSRKLSVSSFGEVAMTLGELDRSHSLFQRLFVSSKFIKNFNSLMFSRKHVSKEGKKIFFTHILSSSTLGKDVDNVFYGRHRESFYGKRSRAGSPSSGLTQSNESDNLPEYTLDPSFSLQKSFTLKPGGKKDVVFVNTASGSKEEAMRLMEKYSNQRNAVSVVEKASRSHAEELKKIGISYNQALIFQELASIILSSKDKAYVGDTATLSESYTGSLWRHGISGVLPILLVKVKDVEGIPVVKEILLFHRYMKYKGVKIDILILNEYPASYIKVLDDEIDFLIRYSSTESDESQDGKIYHIKSELISNSDKQALLASAKLVVDSKKGGIDNQIKSIRVKSDISKIPKLHPKDEAEVEANISKMRPKNLLYDNGYGGFHSKTGEYIAYVSKDNIPPAPWVNIVANKDFGFIIDESGNTYTWAENSYEGRVTNRIDEQLLDTSSEILYLRDENTGEVWNPTPAPIRDGYGYTVKHGYGYTSFSHTRKGLDHLLTVYTPQEDKVKIFNLKIKNNSKNKKRLSLFSYFDLALGKDDSRQFHNIYKDTEVEAIFAENPFRSNFWDSNYKSRVAIDMNSGDFTYTGDRVEFVGRHGDMTSPKALGKQFLSNNSSPMADNCAALQSVFEINPNEEKEISVIVAEGGTEEALRKLIKKYRDSGVIKEELVKVSKKWDDALGAITVNSPDESLNLLFNKWLLYQSLSSRMLARTGFYQPSGAFGFRDQLQDSLAFLWSNPSVTKDMILRAAARQFEEGDVLNWWHEHTNFGIRTLFSDQHLWLPYVVIEYIKVTNDFSILEEKAHFLKGPSVAFDGAHKWTGIPQVSDEVGTIHEHVIKAIEKGFQFGEHGIPLIGGGDWNDGLDNTGIKGKGESIWLGWFLAKILVDFSKILEKKGDNLRADKCKDISVSIVNSIERHGWDGEWYKRAYHDSGVVLGSVVNKEFKIDSLVQSWSVISGLGKKDRAKTALESAMNMLSPNGELMRLISPPVTDFPVNIGYIKEYPPGVRENASQYNHAAIWFCEALARTGQGDNAYKIFNLINPIQRSADKEKADEYRVEPYAIASDIYSEPNYKNRGGWTWYTGSAGLLYRVILENILGVKIRGNKLFLNPVLPTDWNGCEINYKYGSSVYKIELKQTSSANTINELKLDGKKTEEPHVALIDDGKEHLVEYSFEHRE; the protein is encoded by the coding sequence ATGAAAAAAACAAAACACAGTCCTCTTGACGATAAAATCAATGAACTGGCATTAGCGCTCTCAGAGAAAAAAGGATTGGTTTTTAAAAAAGATCCGGCTGAAAAGTACTATGATGAGCTAATATCGGGGGTTAAGAATACAAACAAACTTTTTAAAGACCTGGTCAAAACTGTCTCCGAATTAAAACATCTCACACATGAAGTTGAGTGGCTTTTTGATAATTTTTATCTTATTAACAAATCAGTTAAGGATATTTTAGAAAATGCTAACAAAAAAGGTTTAAAAAAACTGCCTTTTACCGGTTACCAAAATAAATATGTTCCCAGAATATATTTTATACTCCTGGAATTTTTAAATCTTACAGAAAACGACCTTAAAAGAGAGACTCTATTTAATTTTATAGAAAGTTACCAGAAAAAAGCTCCGCTTTCCGTTACGGAGTTGCGGGCAATTCCTTTATTTTTAAAAATTATTTTAGTTGAAAAATCCAGCGCGCTTGTATCAGTATCCACCTCTTTTTTCAAAGAATACGAGGAGGCAGAAAAATGGTTTAAAATAATAAAAAAGGAGGTAAAAAAAGATAAAACAAAGTACCCCGAGATTACAAGCCGTCTTGTAAAGAATTTTGGAATAATACCTGTAAATTTTGGCTACCATTTATTACCGCTTTTGTCCGCGGAAGGCAAAGACATGAAGCCCATAGTTAGGTGGCTGAAGTCTAATTTCTTAAAACAAGGAATACCGGTTGAAGACTTATCCAGTCTGGAAAGCAAAAAAAGAGATAAACACATGCGCTTGCTTGGGAATATTGTTAATGGTTTAAGGTGGACCAACCAGGTACGTTGGGAAAAATTTGAAAGCAGTATCAACGTAGTAGACAAAGTCTTAAGCAAAGACCCATCCGGAGTGTTTAGTTCCTGTGATGACAAAACACTAGGAAGCTACAGGGAAGTAATTTTACAGATAGCGGAGAGAACAGGAATAGATGAAAGCGAGGTTGCAAAAACAGCTGTTAGTCTTTCAAAAAGAGAGTTCAAAGAATCTGTAAAAACTGATACCCACAGTGCAAACCACGCCGATGGACATGTGGGTTACTATCTTGTTGATAAGGGTAGGGCAGAGTTAGAAAAAAGAACCGGTTATAAACACACTGTTACTGAAAAGATTTATCGATTTATTTTGGATAATGCTACTCCAATATATTTTGGTTTAGTTGGGTTGTTTACTGTTTTTTTAAGCGCTGTGTGGGGGTTTATTCTTGCTTTGCACACCCCTCTTTCCAATCATCTTATAGCAGTGGTTGTCACTGTTTCCCTGTTGTTAAATGTTGAGGTTGTTGTTTACTTACTTGGCGCGATTGTTGCTAAATTTTTACCGTCAAAAAGATTGCCCAGAATAGATTATCTTAAAGGCTCTGCCAAACCTCCGGATACTGTCGTGGTGATACCGTCCATGTTCAGAGATAAAGATTCTCTTGAGCGCATAGTATCCAGATTAGAAACTCATTTTTTGGGCAACTCCAATGAAAATTTATATTTCGCGCTTCTTTTAGATTTTCAGGATGATTCAAAAGAAAAAGCATCCAAAGACCAGGCTCAAGTTGAAGCGGCAGAAGAAGGGATAAGGCGCTTGAATGAAAAATATTCTCCTGAAAAACAAAGATTTTTTGTTTTTTATAGAAAAAGAGTATGGAACAGCCACGAAGGAGTTTTTATGGGATGGGAAAGAAAACGCGGAAAACTTAAAGAGTTTGGCAAATTATTATTAGGTAATAAAGAAACCTCCTTTATTACTAAAGATGATGTACACAAACTTTCAAAAGTTAAATATGTAATTACCTTAGACGAAGACACAGAGCTGCCTCGTGAAACAGCGCTGGAACTTGTAGGAACCATTAATCATCCTTTGAACAGAGCTGTTTTGGATAAAAACGATGAAGTCGTAAGAGGATACGGCATTATTCAGCCCCGTATAGCAATTAGATTTTCAACATCCAAAAAAACTTATTTTTCAAGGCTTTTTTCTTATGCTCCCGGTATAGATTCTTATTCTAATCCTGTATCAGACCTATACCAGGATCTTTTTGGCTCTGCAATTTTTTACGGTAAAGGAATTTATGATTTGAATGTTGTAGAAAAAACGATAGGTGAAAAAATACCGGAAAACATTGTATTAAGCCACGATCTTTTAGAGGGTCTTTACTCAAAAACGGGATTTGCCGGTGATATTCATCTTTTTGAGAACTTTTTAGGAAGCTACCATGAATATACATTGCGGCTTCACCGCTGGATAAGAGGTGATTGGCAAATAATTTCCTGGCTTAAAAAAAGAAGTGGTAAAAAATCCAAAGCTAACAATTTTGGACTTCTTGATAAGTGGAGAATCTTTGACAACTTAAGAAGAAGTTCTAACCCTATCGCGATTACATTGTTGTTACTAATTGCCTGGGTTTTTTCTCCCGGAAACTCCGTTTATTTGCATGTATACGCGATAGCTGTCATATCCTTACCTCTTTTCTGGCCCTATTTAATAAGTTTTATATCATGGAAAAAAAACACAACAGTTGCATGGAGGATAAAAGCAAGAATAAAAGATTTTTTTAGGCTCGTATTTAATGTTCTAACAAGAGCCATGTTTACGCTTCATCACGCTTTAATTTCCGCGGACGCGATAGCACGTTCCTTGTTTAGGGTTTATGTGACAAGAAAGCACGCTTTACAGTGGAAAGCGTCGGAGGACATTTCCCACAAACTTAAAGATTCGCTATGGGAAACCTATCGCAACATGTGGCAAGTTCAAGTTTTATCAATTGCCGGAATAATTATTTCTTTCGTGGGTAATTTATCCGATCCCTTTATTATGTTCTGGTTGGGTATATTTTTTGTTTCCCCAACAGCTTCGCTTTTGTTAAGTAAGGGTGGTAAAAATAATATTTCTTTTGTAGCTGAGGATAATGAGTTTTTGCATCTTGTGGCAGGTAAAACTTATAGATATTTTATGAAGTTTTCCGGTAAAGAGAATAACTGGCTTGCGGTGGATAGATTTCAGGAAGAACCAAGAGTTAAAAGTGTGCATACTAAATCTGTGACATCCCCCACAAACATAGGAATGCAGCTTGTCGCATTTTTATCAGCGTATGATTTGGGTTTTATGGGTTTACGAGAACTTGCAGATAAGCTTTCAAATACTTTTGAAAGCTTATCTGCAATGGATAGGTATCGTGGGCATTTTTATAACTGGTACGATGTTAAAACATTAAAACCCCTTCCGCCTTTTTATGTTTCAAGCGTGGACAGCGCAAATATGCTGATGTCCCTACTTGCGCTAAAAGAAGGGTTAAAAGAAATACTAAACAAACCGATTGCAGTGCAAAAAAATGTTGTCGGACTTGGTAATATTTTAAAATTAACACTCCTTGATTCAAACAACTTAGTAAGGGAAAAAAATCTTCCCAAAGATGTTAGGAAAATAGTAGGTTACATAAAAAAAGAAGCGGAAGCAGCACTGCATATACTTAACAACGGAAATAACATCTCAAACACGGATGATCTGGAAGCTTTGTTTACATCTGTTTTAAAACACGAACGTAATATGAACAAGCGAATATTTGAGCTTAGAACTATTTCCGGTGGCGAATCTGTGCTGGATATATATTTATCTATAGAACATTTCAGTAAACTCTTAGAGGAGAGTACGAAGGACATAACAGGGCTTTTGCCGTTTTGTCTACTGCCGCATAGCCGCCCATTTGAAAGCAACAAAAACAACGGTAATGATTTTTACGCAATATATCAAAAACTTTATGAGTTGCTTGACACCCCGCCTTCTATAAAAGATATGGCCTCCGCGGAACTCAAAAAGAGTGTTGTCGCGCTTGATTTTCCGGAAGTTGTTTCAAATTCAAAGCTTCAAGATGTCGAAAAGGAAGCTCTTATACAGTGGTATCAAAATCTTTTGCACTCTCTTGAAAGCGCTGAAAAGAAATCAGCTGAAATAAAAGAAATGTTTGAAAACATAAACTTTATGGCTGAAAGATTTTTTGATGAGGCCGATTTTAATTTCTTTTATAACGAAGAGAGGGGGTTGTTTCACATCGGATATAATGCTGCATTTGAAAAGCATGACAATTCTTTTTATGACTTTTTAGCATCGGAATCTAACAGTATAAGCTTTATCGCAATTATTAAGGGTCACGTACCTAAAAAGCACTGGTTTTATCTTGATAGAAAAGCTGCCAGATATGACAAAGAACCTGTTTTGTTATCTTGGGGCGGATCGTTGTTTGAATACCTTACATCACTATTGTTTTATGAAGTTCATCCCAATAGTCTGTTGGGTCAAGCCGCTTCATCTGCTATTGAGACACACATAAGTTACGGCAAAAAGAATAGAACTCCGTGGGGAATAGGGGAATCCGCTTACAGCGTCACTAATGAGAATGGTGAATATAAATATCAAATCTTTGGAGTACCCGGCCTGGGACTCAAGAGAGGGTTGGGAGAGTATCTTGTTGTGTCTCCATACACATCAGCGCTTTCATTGATTTTTAAACCTAAAAAGGCTGTAAAAAATCTAAAAAGACTATATCGGTCAGGATCGTGGGGGTGGTACGGTTTCTATGATTCACTGGACTACACCGGAACAAAAGAAGGTTTTGGAAAAAGAAAATCTGTTCCGGTTAAAATTCACTATGCTCACCACCAAGGATTTATACTTGCGGCACTGAACAATGCCCTAAACGATAAAAGGATACACAAGCTTTTTCACGCAGATCCTAGAGTTCAAACAGCAGAATTTCTTTTTGAAGAAAGGCCTATACACGTTCTACCTAAACAGGAATTGCAAACAATTGCTGACTATACAGTGAAACGACCCGCAATAAAGGATTTAGGAATGTATGCTACGCGCTATGTGCCTCTTAAAACCACACTACCAACATATGCCTTTCTTTCAAATGGACGGTACTCTGTATCTGTTAGTAATGCGGGTAGTGGCTTGTCTAAATGGGGAGATATTAACCTGACAAGATTTAGAGAAGACTATACTTTGGAAAATTACGGCAGTTTTTTTGTTTTTCATGACGAGGAAACAGGGAACAAATGGTCTCCAACGATACAGCCGCTAAAAACTTACGGGAAGCAGAATAAGATAATTTTTTCAGAAAATAAAGCGGAATTTCATCGCCTAAACAACGGTATAAAAAGTATTATGAAGGTCGCCGTTTCCCAGGAAGATGATGCGGAAGTGAGGCAAATTACTTTAATCAATCAAGGCAAACAATCAAGAAAATTGTCTGTGTCAAGCTTTGGGGAAGTTGCTATGACACTTGGAGAACTGGACAGAAGCCACTCTCTTTTTCAAAGGCTTTTTGTAAGTTCAAAGTTTATTAAAAATTTTAACTCACTTATGTTCAGTAGAAAACATGTTTCCAAAGAAGGTAAAAAAATATTTTTTACACATATTTTATCATCCTCAACTCTTGGAAAGGACGTGGATAATGTTTTTTATGGACGCCACAGGGAAAGTTTTTATGGAAAAAGAAGTCGCGCCGGTAGTCCTTCTTCAGGTTTAACTCAATCCAATGAATCAGACAATCTTCCTGAATACACACTCGATCCAAGTTTTTCACTTCAAAAATCATTTACTCTAAAACCGGGTGGAAAAAAGGATGTGGTTTTTGTAAATACAGCATCCGGGAGCAAGGAGGAGGCAATGAGGTTGATGGAAAAATATTCCAACCAAAGAAACGCCGTATCTGTAGTTGAAAAAGCATCGCGTTCTCATGCTGAAGAATTAAAAAAAATCGGAATTTCCTACAACCAAGCGCTTATCTTTCAAGAGCTTGCATCTATAATACTATCTTCCAAAGACAAGGCGTATGTGGGCGACACAGCAACACTTTCAGAGTCCTATACAGGTTCTCTGTGGCGTCATGGAATTTCAGGTGTTCTTCCTATTCTTTTAGTCAAAGTTAAGGATGTTGAAGGCATACCCGTTGTCAAAGAAATCCTGCTCTTTCACAGGTATATGAAGTATAAGGGTGTAAAAATAGACATTTTGATATTAAATGAATATCCCGCGAGTTATATAAAAGTCCTTGATGATGAAATAGACTTCTTAATTAGGTATAGTTCAACTGAAAGTGATGAATCGCAAGATGGAAAAATATACCATATAAAATCGGAGTTAATATCTAATTCTGATAAACAAGCGCTACTTGCTTCAGCTAAGTTGGTTGTGGATAGTAAGAAAGGCGGGATAGATAATCAAATAAAGTCTATAAGAGTAAAGTCCGACATTAGTAAAATACCCAAACTTCACCCTAAAGACGAGGCTGAAGTGGAAGCAAATATTTCTAAAATGCGCCCTAAAAATCTACTTTATGATAACGGCTATGGAGGGTTTCACTCAAAAACGGGGGAGTATATAGCGTATGTTTCAAAAGATAACATACCTCCCGCGCCTTGGGTTAACATTGTGGCTAATAAAGACTTCGGGTTTATTATTGATGAAAGCGGAAATACATACACTTGGGCGGAAAATAGTTATGAGGGACGCGTTACTAATCGTATAGATGAACAGCTTTTGGATACAAGTAGCGAAATTTTGTACTTGAGAGATGAAAATACAGGAGAAGTTTGGAATCCGACCCCGGCACCCATCAGAGACGGATATGGTTATACAGTAAAACATGGATACGGTTATACGTCCTTCTCTCACACAAGAAAAGGACTAGACCATCTTTTGACTGTTTATACCCCACAAGAAGATAAAGTTAAAATTTTTAATCTTAAAATTAAAAATAATTCCAAGAACAAAAAACGGCTTTCTTTATTCTCTTATTTTGATCTTGCATTAGGAAAAGATGACAGCAGGCAATTCCACAACATATACAAAGATACAGAGGTGGAGGCCATTTTTGCCGAAAACCCTTTTAGAAGTAATTTTTGGGATAGCAACTACAAAAGCAGGGTAGCTATTGATATGAATTCCGGAGATTTCACCTATACAGGAGATAGGGTAGAGTTTGTCGGCCGGCATGGAGATATGACATCTCCCAAAGCGCTCGGCAAGCAATTTCTTTCTAACAACTCTTCTCCTATGGCGGACAATTGCGCAGCTCTTCAGTCTGTGTTTGAAATTAACCCTAATGAAGAAAAAGAGATATCAGTTATAGTGGCTGAGGGAGGCACCGAAGAAGCTCTGCGAAAATTAATTAAAAAATACCGCGATAGCGGGGTGATAAAAGAGGAGTTGGTAAAAGTTTCTAAAAAATGGGATGACGCTCTCGGTGCCATAACTGTTAATAGCCCTGATGAGTCTTTAAATCTTCTTTTTAATAAGTGGCTGTTATATCAATCTCTATCTTCAAGAATGCTTGCCAGGACGGGGTTTTATCAGCCGTCAGGAGCATTTGGTTTCCGAGACCAACTTCAGGACTCACTGGCCTTTTTGTGGAGCAATCCATCTGTAACAAAAGATATGATACTCCGGGCGGCAGCCAGGCAATTTGAAGAAGGTGATGTATTAAACTGGTGGCACGAACATACTAATTTTGGTATAAGAACACTATTTTCCGACCAGCACCTGTGGCTGCCATATGTCGTTATAGAGTACATAAAAGTCACGAATGATTTTTCTATTTTGGAAGAAAAGGCCCACTTCTTAAAGGGTCCGAGTGTTGCTTTTGACGGAGCGCATAAGTGGACAGGGATTCCGCAAGTTTCAGATGAGGTAGGCACAATACATGAACATGTTATTAAGGCAATTGAAAAAGGATTTCAGTTCGGTGAACATGGTATCCCGCTTATCGGTGGCGGAGATTGGAATGACGGACTGGACAACACGGGAATAAAAGGAAAAGGAGAGAGTATATGGCTTGGCTGGTTCCTTGCAAAAATACTAGTTGATTTTTCAAAAATACTGGAAAAGAAAGGGGATAATTTAAGGGCAGATAAGTGTAAGGACATATCTGTAAGTATAGTAAATTCAATTGAACGTCACGGATGGGATGGAGAGTGGTACAAAAGGGCATACCACGATTCAGGTGTTGTCTTAGGTTCTGTTGTAAACAAAGAATTTAAAATAGACTCTTTGGTTCAGTCATGGTCTGTAATTTCCGGTCTTGGAAAAAAGGATAGAGCAAAAACAGCTCTTGAGTCAGCAATGAACATGCTTTCTCCTAACGGCGAATTAATGAGGCTTATCTCTCCCCCTGTTACAGATTTTCCGGTAAATATAGGATACATAAAAGAGTATCCTCCGGGTGTCAGGGAGAATGCTTCTCAGTACAACCACGCGGCAATTTGGTTTTGCGAAGCTCTTGCAAGAACAGGCCAAGGGGATAATGCTTATAAAATATTTAATCTTATAAACCCAATACAAAGATCAGCCGACAAAGAAAAAGCCGATGAATACAGAGTAGAACCTTACGCGATAGCCTCAGATATTTATTCCGAACCAAATTATAAAAACAGGGGAGGATGGACATGGTACACAGGTTCCGCGGGGCTTTTATACAGAGTAATTCTTGAAAATATTTTAGGTGTAAAAATCAGAGGCAACAAATTGTTCCTCAATCCCGTTCTACCGACAGACTGGAATGGATGTGAAATAAACTACAAATACGGTTCATCAGTTTATAAAATAGAGCTTAAGCAAACATCTTCAGCAAATACGATAAACGAACTAAAGTTAGACGGCAAAAAAACAGAAGAACCACACGTTGCACTTATAGACGACGGCAAAGAACACTTAGTTGAGTACTCTTTTGAACACAGGGAGTAA
- a CDS encoding sigma-70 family RNA polymerase sigma factor: MPKKSTSKKTTTAKKGKTAQKRKKTSGARSTGSAKTTKTAPKKRSTTQTRKTATQKGSVQKSSAQIRALNAKSIKKKSRRKPLKAEEYRRTDFKRTWEKGVEALFERGLQRGFVTYNEILHFIPKAETDIESLELLYDELANNSIKVKESQDLLQSDEDKETTTKFENVDFDRLPFDSVQAYLREIGRVPFLTADEEKELARRIEEEDEEARKKLALANLRLVVSIAKKYVGRSPSLTLLDLIQEGNIGLFKAVEKFDYRKGYKFSTYATWWIRQAVTRALADQARTIRIPVHMVETISKYTQIKRSLLQDLGRDPLPEEIASEMGIPIEKVRHIQKISQDIVSLEAPVGEDSDESSVLGEFVKDEKELSPKVVAGRELLRERLNDIISDLSAREQRILRMRFGLEDGVTHTLEEVGKEFGVTRERIRQIEAKALEKIRKHDRAKTLEGY, from the coding sequence ATGCCAAAAAAGTCTACAAGTAAAAAAACCACAACCGCAAAGAAGGGAAAAACAGCGCAGAAACGAAAGAAAACCTCCGGAGCCCGCTCAACAGGTTCCGCAAAAACCACAAAAACCGCTCCAAAAAAGCGGAGTACTACGCAAACGCGTAAAACTGCAACCCAAAAAGGTTCAGTTCAAAAAAGTTCAGCACAAATAAGGGCACTAAATGCCAAAAGCATAAAAAAGAAATCAAGAAGAAAGCCTTTAAAGGCGGAGGAGTACAGAAGGACAGATTTTAAGCGCACTTGGGAAAAGGGAGTTGAAGCGCTTTTTGAACGCGGACTTCAGCGAGGGTTTGTTACTTATAACGAAATATTACATTTTATACCTAAAGCTGAAACCGATATTGAAAGTTTAGAGCTTTTGTACGACGAGCTCGCAAATAACAGCATCAAGGTAAAAGAATCGCAGGATCTTTTACAAAGCGATGAAGACAAGGAAACAACTACAAAATTTGAAAATGTTGATTTTGACCGGCTTCCCTTTGATTCTGTACAGGCATATCTGCGTGAGATAGGGCGAGTGCCGTTTCTTACCGCTGATGAAGAAAAAGAACTCGCAAGAAGAATAGAAGAAGAAGATGAAGAAGCGCGCAAAAAACTGGCTTTAGCAAACCTGCGCCTCGTTGTGAGTATTGCTAAAAAGTATGTAGGACGAAGCCCCAGCTTAACTCTTTTGGATTTGATACAGGAAGGTAATATCGGTTTATTTAAAGCAGTAGAAAAATTTGATTATCGCAAGGGATATAAATTTTCCACATATGCTACCTGGTGGATACGCCAAGCTGTAACCCGCGCTCTTGCTGACCAAGCAAGAACCATAAGAATACCTGTACACATGGTAGAGACCATATCAAAGTATACTCAAATAAAAAGAAGTTTACTTCAGGATTTGGGACGCGACCCGCTCCCTGAGGAAATAGCTTCCGAAATGGGCATACCCATAGAGAAAGTTCGCCACATACAAAAAATATCCCAGGACATAGTCTCACTGGAGGCTCCTGTGGGAGAAGATAGTGATGAATCAAGCGTACTTGGTGAGTTTGTTAAAGATGAAAAAGAACTTTCGCCTAAAGTTGTTGCGGGGCGCGAGCTTCTTCGTGAGCGCCTTAACGACATTATAAGCGATCTTTCCGCAAGAGAACAAAGAATACTTCGCATGCGTTTTGGTTTAGAGGATGGAGTCACCCACACCCTTGAAGAGGTCGGAAAAGAGTTTGGAGTTACACGTGAGCGAATACGCCAAATTGAAGCAAAAGCGCTGGAAAAGATACGAAAACACGATAGAGCAAAAACCTTAGAGGGCTATTAA